Sequence from the Helianthus annuus cultivar XRQ/B chromosome 13, HanXRQr2.0-SUNRISE, whole genome shotgun sequence genome:
TTGGATCGAATTCCCACTTCCCGAATACAATGTTCATGTCTCGGTGGAGTGACTCGAATTCGCCTTGTTGTTTTGGATATGTCCACATTTTTTGTAACTGTAACACAACAAAAACAGTTTTACATAAGTGTGTTGTATAAATTTTAGAAGTTTGATTATATCATAAATTTagttaaaacttaaaactataTCACCTCCATATAATTTATGCTACAATATTAtattttcttgaattctatgaCATGGTATATAAATACCTCAAATCTTATTGGCAAAGTTGTTAAATTTTATTAGGGCTAATTACTAAAACAGGTTGTGTACATTGGTTAGTGGGTCGAAACTTCAGACGAATACAAAAGTCGTCACACATGAACCCAAAGACGATATGCATTTTCGCTGGATGACATGAACACCGGCCCGTGTGACcccaaaaaatatttttttaccttttttataTTAATACTTTAGACTTACAACTATACAACAAagtataaaataatatttaagtATAAAACTTGATggcaaatttttttttaactctGAGAAATATGAACTTAAACATGACTGTAGATTCAACTTGAAATCTACCCATATCTATGTAGACTAAATTCAAACCTGTATATACTGTCACCAAGGCCGACCCTAAGAATTCATGTACcatgttcgagcttgaaaaaacgtgtccttaggccttaacgaaattgggtattgggctcattaAAGGCTTAAACCTAATGGCAAtaggctaataactaatctaaaccataaaaatagttttgtaagtgggccaATGTTGGTGTTTTATGAGTATAccatattaatttatttatttttacatttacgtatcagatttttttaaaataacgTGTCTTTCGAAGTATCGGATCCTGACCGGTAGTCCTCCTCGCCCAACTAATGGCCGGCCATGACTATCACTAAAAACGACATGGAAAGTGAAATTTACCAAATGTCTCTTTCTAGAAGCAACCAAAATAATTTAGGTGGGTACTTTAAATTAAAACAGACATCATCATTATGATAAATACACATGACAGGAAATATATCAAAATTAAAAAGGAATAAAAGAAGACTAAAGAAGGTCAACAGTCGTTGTACCAAATTGAATAAGAAATTATATTTTAATCTTCCACAAGTATATGAGAGTCATATTTTTGCTTTATTTTCAATAACTGAATTTGCATATATTATCAAACCAATTGACTAAAGAAAAACAAACATGAGATGATCCAAGAAATTAGACATAAACTCATATGAAAATATTAAGAATATGTTTAATGATAAAAGATTATTTGAAGAGTTAAGAAAGCTAAGTGATAAAGAAAACTAGTACCTCAAGTGGATCAGTTTCTTTAAACATCTTGGTAAAAACTTGTTTATCTGATGGCGATAACGTAGCAGGATGCCCACTGATTACAGCAAAGCTAGGAAACCATGTTTGAGTGTTCCACCAGTAGGTCAACCACGGTAGGTAGTGAGCAACCCGCAAAGCCCATTGATCTCGTTTAAGTTGTTGTGAATACACTTCGTTGGTTAAGTTTGAAGGTAGGTTTGGCCACCAGAAATTAATCGCCGGAGATATAAGAACCGCTCCCGCAAGCCTACAGTTATAATATTagtatatacataaaaaaaaaaaaaaatctagcaGTGGAATAGAGGAAACGTTTGCCCTCATCCCACCATCTCACATCCCTACAAATTTACAAATTTACTTACCTGTGAGGGATATACTTAAGACAAGACCATATGACTTGTCCACCCATAGAGTATCCAGCCACATAGAACTTGGGTCCAAGGTTTAGTTGATCCGCGAGCTCCTCGATATCAAGCGCCAAGCTCTTCACAGTTCGCTTAGGGTCCGGGTCGCTCTCGCCATAGCCAGGTCGGTCTAGTGCAACAAAGTATGCCCCGAGTTCTTTAACAAGCGCCTACATATATGACCATTAGTCAGAGAGTTTATAATTTTCGGAAATGAAGTAAAGGAAGGAAGAATCCATATATACCGGTGAGGCTAGGGTGGTAAAAGGATGATAGTGCTTGCTACCGCCGAATCCATGAACAAATATTATCTTAGATTTGGCTGTTTCTTTTGGAACACCAGATTCTTCATAGGCTAAATGTCGGCCATCGCGAAGCTTAATCCTTGGGGAAGTGATAGCAAGTCCATCTGGTGATCCCAGAGGTCTGGGAGGTGGAGGACGAGTTGCCTGATAAGCCCATGCTGAGAACCCCACGAAGATCACGACTAGTATTTTCTTCAAGATacctataataaaaaaaaagatttgtGATTAAGATTTATGACTAAGAAAAATGAATTTTAGCAAGTGAAGCTCACTAGAGGAAGTGGGTTTGGGTTCTGAAGTTTGGGACATTGTGGGATTGAAAAACAAAATGTGGGTTGAGTGAACTTTATTCGCCATAGAGATGATTGTGACATTCACTTAAAAATGGTGGGTGGTGGGTATCTTTTAGACTAGTTGAGTTTTCTTAATATGCAAATTCTAATAATTCAtttctcttattattattattttaaattactaGTTGGCTTTTTTTTAATACTCAAATTCTAATAATTATGTCCTAACTaaattgtatattttttaatattaggTAAATAAATACAACAAACTATAACTAACtcctataaaatatatataacttgTTATATTAAGGATTTGGTTTACAAAAAATACCCTTCTCTATAGCAACTTATCTATTGATACTTCTATACTTACTATATAACAAAAGAAAACTCTTAGGAGATAGGTGTCATTAATTAGAGTCATCTACTTTTTGGTTTTTCTGCATTTCTCTCATATTTAATTATAAatacttatttttttaattaaagataATTATTATATCATTAACCTAATGAATTTAATATGAAATTAATTATTAAGTTTTTTAAATAAACTTATACTTTTTAAAGTTCAAAATTATATTagttaaaatatttaaaaacGAAGAATAATGATGATAATTGTTTCTATGAGttatttctataaattttaaaatatttattgcGGTTGAATGGTAACAATTATAAAGATACAATatgtcaaataataaaaaaaagaagtAGATGGTATTAAAAAATCAAAGTTAATGCCCACATGAAagaaataatgtttaaaaaataatttaacaAAATTTTAACTGTCAGTACGTAAATGTTCATtcttttaaacatatattttgaTGACTATTTTATATTAACAAACTTAACAAAATATATAGATGTTATGTCAACGTTCATTCTTTTAAACATATATTATCTGTTTGAATGAAGTGACAACTGCTGAACAAGTGAACGGAATCATGTTTTGAAATATTGGTTTGATTCGAAATTTGTTTGGACTTATGTAAAGCTTAAATGAATTTTGTTTGAATGAAGTAGTTGTTGGAAATTTAAAATTCAATTTGACAAAATGCAGGCCGTtagaataaaattatataaacacTAAACAGGCCAAAccaattagaattagaattataGAAAACAGACCCATGACAATTATGTATGATTAGTCCATACCATTTAAGCAAATCCATCATGACCCAATGAAGATCCACACGATAAACTCCAGAGTCGAGACCAACCCAACCATTAGTGGTCTGGTCTTCAAGTTTATATTTCTAGTACATTTGATTTCGTTCCAGGACGGCCCGGTTTCGACCCGAGGCACAGTCACTATAATATTTTAGGGTGTATAGGGCACTCCGAAATAAACCAAAAATACCCAAATGAATTTACCAACGAGGGAGTGCCACCTCATTGACTATCCCAACATCTCTCTGCTCGGGTTCACAAACCGTATTTTTTACTAAAACGACGTACCCTCAAGATTTACCCAATTTGCCCCCTTCACCCTATATCTCTCAAGGGATTTTTCGTGTCACAATGATCGATTTATTTTAGCAAAAATAACCATCATAACTTtcttataaatacatgtagaaaATTTAAGAATAATACAAATTCATTCACTTATTATTTGTCTTATAACACCTTGGCTCACGAGTTGTGAATGATTCGCCCAATTATTTGGTTTACCTTGAGCTACATATTTATTCTTTACAATATGTTCAAATATTCAAGAAAGTATTTCTTCCCATAAAGCTTAGAATAATGACTTCTAAAAAGTCATATAAATTTGTTCGGTTTATTTGGACTAGAGGCATGTTGCACAAAACTTATAGATATATGTACCCCTCGTAATTTGTTTGTCATACTTTCGCAAGCGAAATCACAATCTTGGTCTAGACTCTAGACTACACATGAGGAGTCTGAAGCCAGGCTCGTGAACCATGTGGAGTCCGGTTGGGCGTTATCATTTCTATGCCATGTCCACTCAGCGTGACTCGCATTCACCACCCGCAAATGTCCATGCCCAAAACTCGCCTCCCTGAACACTGATATATTCGGTTGTGGATCTTTATACCTAAGAATAAACAAGTTAACAAACCTTACACTTTGTAGACAGAATAATATGTTAATAATCATAGTTTTTGTTACTTTGTAGCATATATTTTGTAAATATGATTGGTTAAACGTACCCCTTTATGCTAAACGTACCCCTAGTGAATAAGGTATACATGTAACAAGTTTAGTAGGGGGAGGTGGTACATTCAGTAAAAATAACAAGGGAAGGGGTGCGTTTAGCACAACCCATAACTACGTACCTTGTAGCCAGACCTTCACGGTTGCCTCCATCTCCGATTGTGATATGCACTGGACCACACTTATTGGCATCTTTTTTGTACACGCGTGTCTACCAAAACCAAAAACCGTAAA
This genomic interval carries:
- the LOC110898470 gene encoding uncharacterized protein LOC110898470; its protein translation is MANKVHSTHILFFNPTMSQTSEPKPTSSSILKKILVVIFVGFSAWAYQATRPPPPRPLGSPDGLAITSPRIKLRDGRHLAYEESGVPKETAKSKIIFVHGFGGSKHYHPFTTLASPALVKELGAYFVALDRPGYGESDPDPKRTVKSLALDIEELADQLNLGPKFYVAGYSMGGQVIWSCLKYIPHRLAGAVLISPAINFWWPNLPSNLTNEVYSQQLKRDQWALRVAHYLPWLTYWWNTQTWFPSFAVISGHPATLSPSDKQVFTKMFKETDPLELQKMWTYPKQQGEFESLHRDMNIVFGKWEFDPMDLENPFPEKDGAVHLWNGDEDQLVPVILQRYIAAQLKWVKYHEVPGAGHAVPHADGVTDDILKTLLEDQN